From one Rosa rugosa chromosome 4, drRosRugo1.1, whole genome shotgun sequence genomic stretch:
- the LOC133746414 gene encoding transcription factor MYB106-like, with product MGKQSNSPVASPGIRRGPWTPQEDKKLFAFVQQHGHGSWRSLPEKAGLQRCGKSCRLRWRNYLNPDIKRGNFSLQEDQTIILLHALLGNRWSAIAANLPRRTDNEIKNYWNTHLKKRLAKRGFDPVTHKPKTAIHASANGDDPKNLSNLSHMAQWETARLQAEGRFSRQSKLLISHDQPPRSGSVPVPQWLDMNERAREILLLLKSILAADSGGQGGGIGSTSTHVGQEVGSFGKVDVEGVLTNCDQFEAPRTSTSVLGFDQVLDEVLGESGTNNEYDDLLEASLLQHNHNSTGFEVGDAWSLEHCATVMMKEQGTN from the exons ATGGGAAAGCAATCTAACAGTCCTGTTGCATCTCCTGGAATAAGGAGAGGTCCATGGACTCCTCAGGAGGACAAGAAGCTCTTTGCTTTCGTTCAACAACATGGCCATGGAAGCTGGCGTTCCTTGCCAGAGAAAGCTG GTCTCCAAAGATGTGGGAAGAGCTGCAGGCTAAGATGGAGAAACTACCTAAACCCTGATATTAAGAGAGGAAATTTCAGTTTGCAGGAAGACCAGACCATCATTCTACTTCATGCACTTTTGGGCAACAG GTGGTCGGCCATAGCTGCTAACTTACCAAGGAGAACAGACAATGAGATAAAGAACTACTGGAACACACATCTAAAGAAGAGGTTAGCCAAGAGAGGGTTTGATCCTGTAACCCACAAGCCCAAGACCGCGATCCATGCCTCTGCCAATGGCGACGACCCGAAGAACCTCTCAAACCTCAGCCACATGGCTCAGTGGGAAACTGCTCGGCTTCAAGCAGAAGGTAGATTTTCCAGACAGTCAAAACTACTCATCAGTCACGACCAACCTCCTAGATCTGGATCCGTGCCTGTACCACAATGGCTTGACATGAACGAAAGAGCACGGGAAATCCTGCTACTGTTGAAGTCAATATTAGCTGCAGACAGTGGTGGCCAAGGTGGTGGTATTGGTAGTACTTCCACCCACGTTGGGCAGGAGGTTGGTTCATTTGGTAAAGTTGATGTTGAAGGCGTACTTACTAATTGTGATCAGTTTGAGGCTCCAAGAACCAGTACATCAGTTCTGGGTTTTGATCAAGTTTTGGACGAAGTTTTGGGGGAGTCTGGTACTAATAATGAATATGATGATTTATTGGAGGCATCACTACTCCAGCACAATCATAACAGCActggatttgaagttggggatGCTTGGAGTTTGGAACATTGTGCAACAGTAATGATGAAGGAGCAGGGAACAAATTAA